From the Chitinivibrionia bacterium genome, the window CAATCAAAATCAAGATTGTGACAAGTATAAGCGGTGTAGCAAGTTCGCCTCCGGTTACCATAAACGCAATCTGATTAAACGACGCTCCCAAAAGTCCGCCCGCAAGTCCGAGCGCAAACAATCGAATATACGAAAGTCCGTCGCCCATAAGCCCCGTAGCAAACTGATAGAGTTCCCAAAGTCCGAGAGGCAAGCGAATGCCGACGTGCTTTTGCGGATTGTTGAACAAAAACATAAGCGCCAAGCCAATCCCCATCGGAATTAACATCATCGGCGCCGTTATAAGTTCTTCCATTTGCATTGCAGTAATTCCGAAGAAGACCTCAAAAAGCGAACCCATATCCAAGAAGTTTACCTTTGTTACCGCAAGCGCCGCCGCAACCGTCAAGAACATCGTTCCCACAGGTAAAAGCGCATATTGGAAATTCCAATCGTTCTGTTGCATTCTATTTACCGCTCTTATCATCATAGCAAACAAAATTTGGAACACGCCCAAGAAAATTGAAAACGGTATCATCGGCATTAAGGTTTTAGTGGCAAATTCGCCGTTTGCCAAAACTTCGGACGTATGAACCGTCGCTATTTTCAGCAGTGAAAGCGCACCAATACCGCTACCGCCTAATATGCCTAATCCTTCGCCTGTGATTAAATTCGTGCTCGCGTCATTAAATATTGGCATTCCGAAGAAGCCGTTGAGCAAAAAACCGCCTATCATAGTCGAAAATCCAAGCATCATTCCGAGAATTACAATCGGTTTTAACTGAGCGGCTACTTTAGTGTAGGCAATAATCGTCGCAATCAAAATCAGCGCGCCGTAGCCGACGTCGCCCAAGCAAAATCCGAAGAAAAGCATATAGAACGGCGCAAAAAACGGCGTCGGGTCAATTTCTTTGTACTTCGGAAGCGCAAAAAGGCGCGTTATAATTTCGTATTTTTCGGCAAAAGCGTTATTTTGAAATTGCACGGGCACGTCGTCTTCAACCGTCGGCTCTTCAAATTCATACCAGCACGAAAACTCGTCAAGCGCCGTTTGAACTTGCGTCTGCTTCTCTTTCGGTATCCATCCGACCACAGAAAGAAGCTTCTCTTTTGCCGTCGCCACCATCGAATTCGACGCGATTTCGTAGTTTAATTCGTCCTGAAGTCCTGTCATATACTGCTCTATCGCTTTCATTTTCGAGGCGATTTCCTTTTGCTCGTTTGCTATTGTTTCTCTTTTGGAATACAGTTTTTTCTCCTGTTCATCCAGCTGCGCAAAAATCATATCGGGAAGACGGACAGACTCTCTGCCCTCAATTACAACTTCTTTGTTTTCACCGATTGCCGCAATCCACAAATTATTTGCCGTTTCCTTCACAGTCTCGTAATCTATGTCTTTAAGCAGGTGTTTGTCGTTTGCAGACAATTCAAAAAGCGAAATGTGAATTCCTCTATCCTCAAGCGTCTCAAGCGTCTCGGGATTTACGTCCCCCCAAGGGTCAAAGCGCTTTCTTTCTTTTGCTATAGACGAAATTTCGTTGCTTATTGAGTCCACTCTTGCCATATTTACTATATATTTTTTCACCGCATCGCCAACGTTTTCGAGGCTGTTTGAAGACTGCGGCAAATCTTTGTGCGAAGTTTTTATATCCGAAATCACCTTCTTGATTTCCCCGATACTTGCATTTATCTCCGCCGAATGCGCGTCCAATTCTTTGTCGCCGCATTCAACGTGAACAACGCCGACATCGCGCAGTTTCTGCAAAAACTTCTCTCTTTCGCCGTGATACAACAAAACGGAAAGCCTATTCATTTTAGTTAACATTTACGCCGCCTCCTGTTCTTGTCGGTTCAATTTGTCTTTAAGAATTTTCTGCGCCGCCTTTTCAAGGTTTTCTTCATCTTCCATAAAGCGCTTGATTTTCAGAATTCCCGCTTTATATTCGGGTATTTGCACTTTTTCGTAAAGATTAACCTTTTGGGTCGTCTTTTTTCGCGCGTATTCAAGAATTGCAAGCCGCTCTTTGGCAATATCTATCTCGATTGATAGTTTTGCGGACTCTTTTAACTGTCCGATACCAACCGCAACCCAAGCCACTCTGCCGAAAAAAGAATCAAGCGTCAAAGCAAAATCCACCTTTTCTACATACGGAATTCGCACTCCTGCGATTTTTTTGAATGACCTTACCACTCTTTCAACCTGCAATATGCCATTGGGAAACTCGTCCCAAAGCTTAGCAATCTTGTTCATTGCCTCTTGGCTTTCGCTGAAAAGTTTCTGCGCGGCGGCTAATTGCTCCTTCGCCTTTTTAACTTCCAAACGAAGCGCGGTTTCCTTTGCTTTCAGTGTCGGCAAAGCCCTTTCTCTTACCTTCAACTCCTTTTTGAGTTGGGCAAGAGCGGTTTTATTGAATTGAAATTTTAATGCCACAATTCACCTCTTCTGCCTAGGTTATTTGCCTCTCCAATATTTATCCATAAGGACTTTTTTCATCGCCACTTCGTCGCGGGTAAAGTATTTTCCGAGAATATCCCAACCCGTATCCAACATTTTTTCTGCGTCAATATCAACGTCGATTGCCAAAAGTTCTCTCGAATAATCGCGCGCGTACGCAATACTTCTTTCGTCGTAATCCGTGAGGTCAAAGCCGTTTTCCTGCTTGGTTTTGGCATTTGCCGCGTCGGCGAAAAGTCGAACGCAAGTGTTCATAACTTCGGGGTGGTCGTCGCGGGTCACTTTTCCGATAACCAACTGTTTAAGACGCGAGAGCGAACGGAACGGGTCAATAATAACCTTACCGATGTCGGTGTCGCGGCGCAAGTAAAGCTGTCCTTCGGTAATATAACCCGTGTTGTCGGGAATAGCGTGCGTAATATCGCCGCCCGAAAGCGTTGTCACCGCGATAATCGTGATGGATCCGCCCTCGGGAAACTGCACCGCTTTTTCGTAAATTTTCGCCAAATCGGAATAAAGCGAGCCCGGCATACTGTCTTTTGACGGAATTTGGTCCATACGGTTCGATACAATCGCAAGCGCGTCGGCATAAAGCGTCATATCCGTAAGAAGTACAAGCACTTTCATATTTTTTTCGGTAGCGAAATACTCCGCGGTCGTAAGCGCCATATCGGGAATAAGGAGACGTTCAACAGGCGCGTCTTCGGTTGTGTTTATGAAACAGGTAATTCTGTCTAAAGCGCCCGCGTTATCGAACGTTTGTTTGTAATACAAATAGTCGTCGTTAGAAAGTCCCATACCGCCCAAGATAATCATATCCGCTTTCGCTTTAAGCGCAACGTCCGCCATAACCATATTATACGGTTGGTCGGGGTCGGCGAAAAACGGGATTTTCTGCCCTGTAACAAGCGTGTTGTTAAGGTCGATACCCGCAATACCCGTCGGAATAAATTCGCTGGGCTGTTTTCTGCGCACGGGGTTTACCGACGGTCCGCCGATTTCGACTTCTTTGCCGTCAACAGCGGCGCCGCCGTCGATTGCCTCGCCGTAAGCGTTAAAAAATCTGCCGCGAAGATCGTCCGAAAGCTTGATTGTCGGCGCTTTGCCCGTAAATTTTACTTCGGCGTTGGTGTAAATACCTTGTGTTCCGGGGAAAACCTGAAGCGTTACTTCGTTCCCTTTAATTTTAACCACCTGCGCGGGACGACCGTTTACATACGCCATTTCTTCGTTTGTAACGTCGTCGGCTTTTACCGTGATTGTCGCCTTGGTAATGTTCTCTATTTTTGTGTAAATTTTCTTAAATGCACTCATTTTCATTCTCCTTACGCTGAAACTTTTTCGTCTGCTACGATTTTCTTGGTCGCTACAAAATCTTTCAAATCCTTTTCGGCTGTGAAAAATTCCTGACTTTCAAATTTCGTGTATTTCATATCGTTTATCAAAGCTCTTACACGTTTGAAGAACTTACCCACATCATCAAAATCCTCAAAGTTATAACTGCTCTGGCAAATTTCCAAAATTGTGTTTGCCAAGTGTTTTTGACGCACCATAGGTGTAGTTCCGTCGGTATCATCAAATGAGTTTTGTTGCAAAATTCCGAAATCCACGACTTCCGCTTTGTTGTAAGTGGTGTGATATTCAAGCGGAACGCCGTCGTCGCCCAAAATGTTGATTTGGTCTTTCGCTTCTTTTCCTCTCAAAAGTACGTCTTTGAGCGTTTGCACGCCTTGCGCCCAACCCTTTTGTACGTGTTCTTCGAGATAGGCAATAAGTTCGGGATATTCTATATATTTTGAATAACTTTCAATCGGGTCAACCGCAGGATAGCGTTTTGAGTCCGCGCGCGCTTGTTCAAGAGCGTAGAAACAACGAGCCGCTTTTTTGGTCGATTCCGTCACCGGCTCTTTAAGGTTTCCGCCCGCAGGTGATACCGCTCCCAAGAAAGTGATTGAGCCCGTCTTGCCGTTATTGAGTTCGACAAAGCCGTTTCGTGCGTAGAATTGCGCGATAATCGCCGACAAGTCCATCGGGAAAGCGTCTTGCCCCGGAAGTTCTTCCAAGCGGTTTGACATTTCACGGAGAGCCTGCGCCCAACGCGAAGTTGAGTCCGCAAGAAGAAGCACTTTCAGTCCCATCGAACGGAAGTATTCTGCAATGGTCATTCCTGTGTAAACAGAAGCTTCACGAGCCGCAACGGGCATATTCGACGTGTTTGCGATAATCACTGTTCTTTCCATAAGTTTGCGACCTGTTCTGGGGTCTTCAAGTTCGGGGAACTCGGTGAAAACTTCCACAACTTCGTTCGCTCTTTCTCCGCAGGCAACCATTACAATAATATCTGCGTCCGCGTGTTTTGAAAGCGAGTGTTGCATAACGGTTTTTCCCGCGCCGAACGGTCCGGGCATAAATCCTGTGCCGCCCTCTGCAAGCGGGTTAAGAGTATCTATTGTGCGCACGCCCGTTTCGAATAATTTAAACGGACGGGGCTTGTGTTTGTATGCCGAAACTTCGCGTTTCACCGCCCATTTCATTTCCATACTAACAGAAATATCGTTTCCTTTTTCGTCTGTCAAAACTGCAATTTCGGTATCGCTTGTGTATGCGCCCGCATTAACTATGCTTTTTACTTTTGCCGTACCTTTAAGGTCAAACGGCGCCATAACTTTATGATTAAGCCAGTTTTCTTTAACCTCGCCAAGCCACGCCGCCGCTTCGACTTCATCGCCGATTTTTGCAGTCGGAACAAAATCCCATTTCTGACCGGGATTAAGCGGGTGCGTATATTCTCCTCTTTGGAGGAAAACGCTGTCCATCTTATGCAAGTCGTTTTGAAGACCGTCGTAAGTTTTGGAAAGCATACCGGGTCCAAGCGTTACTTCCAACATTCTTCCCGCAAATTCCGCGACACATCCTACTTTAAGCCCTCTTGTGCTTTCAAATACCTGAACCGCCACTTTGTCGCCCATAACTTTAATGACTTCCGCCATAAGTTTGGTACCGTTAAGGTCGATAAAACAGATTTCGTTCTGCCCGACAGGACCGTCAACTTGCAATGTTACCAAGTTCGAGACAATGCCGACAACTTTTCCTTTCGTACTCATTTATATATTTCCTCCGTCAGTTTGTGTTTTCTTTTATTTTGGCAAAGACGCTTTAAGGTCTTCCAACAACTTTTGCGCCCGTGCCATTCCGTCTTTTGTATCCAAACGCATCCATCTGTCAACAATGTATGCTCTCACCATAAACCCCAACACGCTTTCGATTTCAAATTCCTTATTCATAGAAAGTTCATCTATTTTGTTGTGATAAATATCGTCTATCGCAAGTTCGGTAGCAATCGGGTGAACATTCCCCGTAATCTGCTCCAACCAAGGCAAAACACCGCTCAAACCGAAGTCCGCCGCTCTGCTTTTTGCGATTTTTTCCGCATTATCGTTAAAAGGAATTACGCTTTTTTCTACGGGAAGTCCCAGTTCTCTCGCGTTCAGCGCCGCAACTACGTTTTGAACATCAACGCAAAAGTTCGCCCAATCGGCAAACCATTTGTTTTTCTCGGCAATTTCCGTATAATACAGATAAGACAACTGCTCGAAACTTCCAAGTCCCGCAACACTGTCCTTGCCGTCTTTTCGGTCTTGCAAAAACGTCTGCATATATTTCGGAAGAAGTATGGGGTCGCTCAATGCTTCCTCCATCTCCGTCTTAGACATCCAAGCGCGAGTATCGAAATCCGACTTTTTATCGAGAAAATTGATGACATTTTCATTATCGAACTGCAAAAGAAGCAATTTCAGTAATTCTGCGTCATCTTTTGCCAAAAGTTCGACAATTTGTTCCCGTATCTTTAAGTAGTCAAAATTCTTAACACTATCTACAAGGTTAGGAAGTCCGCTTACAAGATAATAATATTTACGACCCATCGGCATTACTCTCCGAAAAGGATTGATTTAACTTTCGGGCGCAAATATTCTTTAAAGTATTCTGCAAAATCGCCGTCCGTAAATGATACCTTGTAAGTTCCGTTTGCTTCGCCGATTTGGAAACCGACTTTAACGGCTTTTGAAGCGGCAATGGTAATTCCTGCTTTAGCCACAGTTTTTACAGCCGCGTCAATATCCTTTTCGAGTTTGGTTTTTTGGTCAGGTGAAAGCAAAATTTCGATTGAAGCGTCGCCGCCTTTCCAATTCGACAAAACTGCCTTAATGTATTCGGGTGTGTTTTTGGAAAGAGAGTCGGTTATTGCACCGTCAACCGTTTTTGCCAAAATCATATCCGTAATTTTGCTTTTAAGCGCACTGAGCGCCTGTTGCCCTGATAACTTGATTTCGGAGTCCGCGCTTCTTTTTGCTTCTTCCGCTTTTTGGTTTGCATCAGAAATTATTTTTTCGGCTTGTTGTTGCGCTGTTGCCATAATTTGCTCGGCTTGCGCTTTTGCCTGCGATATAATTTCTTCTTTTTTCAATTCTCCCTGCTCAACGCCTTCCTTAAGCAATCTCTCCGCTAGTTGTGAAACTTTTCCTTCCATCAGCCCTCCAAAAAATAAGTTATCTCGCAAGCATTTTTGCGAATTATTTACAGTATAAACGATAAAAATACAATAGCGCATAACCAATGTGGTCATTTTTTTGAAAAACAATGATTTTTTTAATTTCTTTGTGAAAAAATGCACGAAGGAAGTCAGAAAATAAGGGCGTATTGCAATACGCCCTTACCGTTTATGTTATCTGTTTATACCAATTCGAGCGGAATATAAATATCTTCGCCCGCTGATGGTTGTTGCTTCGGCGATAATCAGATATGTGCCATTGGCGACGAAACGACCGTTGAAATTTTGCAAATTCCAGACGATTGCACCGTCTGCCGTAGGGGCGGATTTGAAACCCGCCCTTACATCGTCCGCCGAAAACACAACATTGCCCAAATTATCAAAAATTGCGACATTAACCGTTGCTTGTTCGGGGGTGATTACCGAAATCCTCGCAAAATCGGACACCACTGCGTTCTCAAGAATAATTCCGTATCTGTTATCCCGCGAGGTATTTTGGCGAATAAAGCTTGGAAGAAACTCATCCGTTCTTATAAAAAACTCTGTTGCTCCGATTTGGTAGTTTTCTGCAAGCATTCCCTCGGTTTCTATTCTCAGCAAATATAATCTGTATCTTACAAGGTCGTCCGAAGAACGAAGTGAGGGAGACGGGTTTGTTTCTTCGATTTCTTCAAATGTTATCGTAGGTGTTCCTGTGAAAACGCTTTCGTCGTCGTCGCCGACAAAATTGTCTAAATCAACCAAAGTCCAAATGATGTCTTTAAGTGCGTTTGAGTCGGCAAATAAAGGCGTATCGACTACGATTGTGTCTTTTTCTGTGCCTGTTAATATCAAATTTACGCCTATGGCTTGGTCGGCTTCAAGTAAAATGTTAATCGGACGGTGCAGAATATCAAAGCCGTGCCTGCGTTCTTGCAAGACATAATTTCTTTCGAGAACTCTTTCGTCTGTTATATTCGCCACAAGATAGTGTCGTCCAGCGTTAATTCCGTTGAAATTTCTGTCTAAATAGGAGGAAAGTTCAATATCAATCTCAATACCAAGAATTGTATCTTTTGCGCTTGCGTGAAAGAGTTTTTCTCGGCTTATTCTGTTAAAAACAAAATCGTCGTCTTCGACTTGTGTCCAGACTACTGTCAATGGTTTTGGGTGTATCTGAAAAGGCATAGAGGGTAAATCTAATTGAAAACTACTATGAGGAGCAACGGTTAAGCGAATAGTTGCTGTATGGTCTCCCTCGTTTATCCATTCTCCTAAAAACTCTATTTCAAAACCGTTCGGAACAGTTGCTGTAGGTCTCTGTGGCTCTCCGTTGTAAGTAAACAGTCTTTTTTCTCCCCACATAACTCGCACTATTTCAACGTTTGCTTGAATAATTTCAAAATTTAATATTACCGTGCCTAAATAATTCCCAATGCCGATTACAGTTGCGGTTGCAGTTCCGACATCTGTGTTGTTTTCGTATTCAACTGTATAGTCCACATTTTCTGTCAAAATTGCTCCGCCTCTGAATTCAATCGTCGGAGTTATCGGGTTTCCTGTGTGATTGCGAGCACCAATTGGCTCTATTGAGTTCAAAGAAAGAAGCGTTCGCAAAAATATATGAGGAAAGCCATTGTTTGTGTTTTCGTCGATGCTCCAGATGGTGCTGAAGCACCAGTCGGTGAATGTGGATTGTTCTTTGAGTTCTTCGGTTGTTTTGAAACCTGAATTTGTTGTAGTGGCTCTATTTCCTATAAAATCAGCGGCAGTTCCTGTCAATGCATAGCAATTTCTAATTGTCCTACCGTCAAAACCTACCAATCCGCCAACAAATCTGCTTCCCGATACATCTCCGGTAGCATAAGAATTGTCTATCCTACCTCTGTTAACTCCCACCAATCCACCAGCACATTCATTTCCCTGAACGCTTCCTGTGGCGTAAGAATTTCGAATAATAGATGATTCTATTACATTGGCTCCCACTAATCCGCCGACATCGACGTAGCCTTCAACATTTCCTGTGGCGTAAGAATTTTCTATTGTATTTGCGTTGTGTCCGGACAGTCCGCCTACCAATTTTGCATTTGGTGCGCTTACATCTACGCCGGAACTACTATTCCTGATTATTCCCCAGTTGTTTCCCGACAATCCACCAACAAAATGACTTGCTCCTTTAACTTTTCCGCTAGTTATAGAATTTTCAATTGTACCGTTATTTTGTCCTGTTAGTCCGCCGATATCTTCATATCCTGTAATATCAACATCTAAAACAATAAGATTTTTAATCGTTCCGTGATTAATTCCAAAAAATCCTTGAATAGATTGCTCCGGTCTGTTGATAAAAACTCCACTGACAGCAAAACCGTTGCCGTCAAATATTCCACGAAATCGGTTTTCTTCATTCCCAATCGGTATCCATTGATTAAATTCATCTCCTTCAAGGTTAATGTCATTGGCAAGAGTAAAAATCACGCCCTCAAAACCGTTTCTTATACCGCTGTTTACCCTATTGGCTAATCCTCGCAATTCGGTAGCAGTTCTTATTGTAATTTCGTCGGCGTTCCAATCAATCGCCTGCGCCCACACCACACTCACGGCAAACATCACCGCTAAAAACAAATTTCGTTTCATTTTGATCACCTTTTATTTATTAGTTTTTTCGTTTTTCCAAAGACAATGCGACAAATAACGGCACAAAAAAATTGAGCCGCTTGAAAAATCTATTTATAGATACAATTACTTCAAGAGAAGAGAAGAGAAGAGAAGAGAAGAGAAGAGAAGAGAAGAGAAGATTTTCCGTTTTCCGAGATTTCGCTTTTTCTCTTAAATATAGACATAAAATACGTTTTGCGCAACGTATTTGTCAAGTGTTTAGAGGGGGTTTGTGTTGTTTTCCTCATTTTTTTTGCCCATTGTTAGTTAGTTTTTTACTAAATATTTTTTACGCTTCCGCGTAGATTTTCTTACGCGAAAGCGAATTTCTTTTTGGCTTCTTCGAGGGAGTGTCCTTGGCTGAGGAAAGTAATAATTTGTTGGGTTGCTCGTTGCTCGCCTTGTTTCACTCCTTCTTGTTTCCATTTTTGCGCCATACCTGATTTTTTCGACCAATCGCTTAGGAATTTCATTGTTTTTCTTTCATCTGCCGTCATTTTTTCTACCTCCTCCAATATGTCATTGTTTGCTATACACAACGAATACAATACTTCTCTTAATATTTTGTCTTCGCCCGTACTTTCAAATTTTTTCACAAGTTCAACCCCGTCTTCCACCGTCCAATCATTTCTTATTGCTTTTATCCAATCGACATCTCTCGCCGATAATTCGGAATTTACAACCAATTGCATTGCGGGACTTGCTACAGCCTTAATATAATATATGCCGCTTGCTTTTGCCGAACTTATTTTATATCCTCTGTCGATTTTTAGTATTTCAAGTAAATTTTCAGGTTTTTTGATTGAGACTAATGTTATCGCAATGTCATTGATATTTAAAGAATTTTGCGATATGTAAGAATGAAAATAACTCAATACTCTATCAAACGCCTGAATATTCAAATTATCCGTCGGTCCCTTAAATTCAATAATATTGTATGCGCGAAAAAATTTCATTACAGTGTTTTTGATAACAACTTTTTCTAAAAGTTTAATTATCACAATGTCAATTCTCATAGGGGCTTTATACAATTCAAATTCAGGAATTATTTGAACATTATGATTTCGAAGAAGATATTCCATAACTTGAACGAAAATATAAGTCCATTTGTTGCGTGGTTTTTTCGGCTTCTTTGGCTGTTCAGCGGATTGCTCGGTTGTTTGCATTTTTTTGCCCATTCTTTGTTTTTTTGTTTATGAATATTTATATTTTTACGGTAAAATACTATATTGTTTCGGCTGGGTACGGAATTATTTTGGGGGGGCAGTAATTTTATAATGTCCTTGTGAAAAAATTGCTCAACAATCCCAAAACACCCTCAACTCCCGCCTGTTGACTTGCTCATTACTTGCTCTATTCGCTCTATCAGCAGGGAATAATCGATGGGTTTGGAGATATAACCTGCCGCGCCCATAGCGACTCCTTTCATCACGCTTTCTCTGTCGGTAAGCGCGGTAATGAAAACAATCGGGATTTTGGAATAATTGGCGTCGGCTTTTAATTTTTCAAAGATATCGTAGCCGTTCATTCCCGGCATATTTATGTCCAAAAGCACTACGTCGGGTCTGACGTTTTCGAGGATTTGAAACATTTTGCTGACTGATTGCGCGGTAAAGACGTCGTAGCGCTCGCCCAAAATCTTTTTTACCGACATTAATGTGAAAACCATATCGTCAACGCACAGTATCTTTTTTTGCAATCTTTTAATGTGGAAAATTTCTTCTTGCGCTTCAGCCTCGCCAAAATCAAACACAAAGTCGTCTTTGCTCGGACGGGGAGCCTCTAATTGGTCTTTTATGGTTTTAAGCAGTAAAGAAGGAGTGAAAGGCTTAGATACATAAGCCGCCGCGCCAAGAGACAAACCTTTGTTTTCGCTCGCTTTATCGTTTTGGGACGTCAAAAAAATGACGGGAATATCGGCGTAATCAGCGTCGGCTTTTAATATTTTAATTGCCTCGTAGCCGCTAACACCCGGCATATTTACGTCAAGCAATATCATATCGGGAGTAATATTTTTAAGAATTTGAAACATTTTTTCAACGCTCGTCGCAGGAAAAACCTCGTAGTATTTCTCGAGTTCGTATTTTATCCCCGATAAAAAATAACTCATATCATCCACAACTATAATTTTTTCTCTAATATTTTCCATATTTCCTACCTGCCCCGTTTACCGATAATTCGTTCAATGTGGCTGACTAACACAGGATAGGAAATCGGCTTGGCTACGTATGCCGCCGCACCCATAGAAATTCCTTTCAGCACGCTCTCTTTGTCGTTCTGAGAAGTCAAAAAAACAATAGGGATGTCGGCGTAATTTTTTTCGGACTTCAATTTTTGGCAGATTTCGTAGCCGTTCATTTCAGGCATATTTATATCCAATAATATCAAATCGGGCTTAACGTTTCCCAAAACTTTGAATAATTTATCGACGGTCGCCACCGGAAAAATGTCGTATTGCTCTCCCAAGGCGCTTTTTATGGAGACCAAAGTATAGGTCATATCGTCTAAAACTATAATTTTTACTCGTTGTTTTTTTACCGAAACGGGCTCGACATACCCGGCGAAAGGCAACTGTTTTCTTATCGCCTGAATTAACTCGGGAGGATTAAAGGGTTTTAATATATAGTCCACAGCCCCAAGATTTAATCCTTTAATTTCGCTCTCGGCTTCTTTTTCGCTTGTAAGAAAAATTACGGGAATATGCGAATAATCCGCGGACGATTTCAGTATTTGAATTGCCTCGTAGCCGTCAAATTCAGGCATATTTACATCTAATATTATCAAAGAAGGGGTTATATGTTTAAGCAATTTAAACATTGTTTTGACGCACTGCGCAGGATAAATTTCAAAATATCCTTCGAGGTCCTGCTTTATTCTCGTCAAGCAATAATTCATATCATCGACAACGATGATTTTTTCTTTAACGCCTTCTATAAGATACGCCCTCCATTAAGTCAATTTTCTGCCGACAGTTTTTCTACTATTTCTTCAAAATCCACGCTATCCACGCTTTTTCGCAACCAAATCGCAAGCCCGTCGTCCGAAGTGTATTGATATTTTTCTATCTCGTCAATAGCCGCGTCCGCTTCTTTCATATTGTAATTTTTACAGGCGACAACGAGCTTTTTCAGAATTTCGCCGTCGGGCTTGTCTTTTTTTGGCTTTGGATTTTCCGCGTCCCAAACCGCCAACGCCTGCTTAATTTCCGCGACAAGTTTACGCACGGCTTCCAAAAACTCCGCGTTATTTTCGTTCAGGAAATTTATATTTCGCGCTTTCGCTTCTTCTTCCAACTTTTTTGCAAAAGCACCGACTTGTTCGGCAAAAATATCCAAACTCGCGCCCTTAATTCCGTGAACAGCTATCTCGTAATCGACAATTTTTTCTTCGCTGAGAAGTTCCACCGTTTTCAGAACAGCTTCAACATTGGCGGCGTAAGAACGCAAAAGCATTAAGTACGCTTTTTTATCTCCGCCGTATCTTTGTAAGCCTTTGGGTATATCCAATCCGAAAATTTGCATATCCAAGGTTTCTTCCTGCGAAGTTTCGTCTTTTTCCGAGTCCTGATTTTGGTCGCCGTATTGCTTAATGGCGGCTTCTATAACCTCTTGGGGCTGTTTGTCGCGCACCAGTCTGTTCAGGACGGAATTTAACTGGCGCATATCTATAGGCTTTGAAATAAAATCGTCGAAACCGTTCTCCAAAAACATATTTTCCTGCCCCACGACAGCGTTTGCCGTGAGCGCGACGATGGGGACGTCGTAGCCCAAATCTCGTATGCGTTTTGTCGCCTCAATTCCGTCCATATCGGGCATCATGTGATCCATAAATACAACGTCGTAAACCCTGCCGCTTTTGATTTTATCTATGGCGGTTTGTCCGCATTTGGCGGTATCGAT encodes:
- a CDS encoding V-type ATP synthase subunit D codes for the protein MALKFQFNKTALAQLKKELKVRERALPTLKAKETALRLEVKKAKEQLAAAQKLFSESQEAMNKIAKLWDEFPNGILQVERVVRSFKKIAGVRIPYVEKVDFALTLDSFFGRVAWVAVGIGQLKESAKLSIEIDIAKERLAILEYARKKTTQKVNLYEKVQIPEYKAGILKIKRFMEDEENLEKAAQKILKDKLNRQEQEAA
- a CDS encoding V-type ATP synthase subunit B — protein: MKMSAFKKIYTKIENITKATITVKADDVTNEEMAYVNGRPAQVVKIKGNEVTLQVFPGTQGIYTNAEVKFTGKAPTIKLSDDLRGRFFNAYGEAIDGGAAVDGKEVEIGGPSVNPVRRKQPSEFIPTGIAGIDLNNTLVTGQKIPFFADPDQPYNMVMADVALKAKADMIILGGMGLSNDDYLYYKQTFDNAGALDRITCFINTTEDAPVERLLIPDMALTTAEYFATEKNMKVLVLLTDMTLYADALAIVSNRMDQIPSKDSMPGSLYSDLAKIYEKAVQFPEGGSITIIAVTTLSGGDITHAIPDNTGYITEGQLYLRRDTDIGKVIIDPFRSLSRLKQLVIGKVTRDDHPEVMNTCVRLFADAANAKTKQENGFDLTDYDERSIAYARDYSRELLAIDVDIDAEKMLDTGWDILGKYFTRDEVAMKKVLMDKYWRGK
- a CDS encoding V-type ATP synthase subunit A, whose protein sequence is MSTKGKVVGIVSNLVTLQVDGPVGQNEICFIDLNGTKLMAEVIKVMGDKVAVQVFESTRGLKVGCVAEFAGRMLEVTLGPGMLSKTYDGLQNDLHKMDSVFLQRGEYTHPLNPGQKWDFVPTAKIGDEVEAAAWLGEVKENWLNHKVMAPFDLKGTAKVKSIVNAGAYTSDTEIAVLTDEKGNDISVSMEMKWAVKREVSAYKHKPRPFKLFETGVRTIDTLNPLAEGGTGFMPGPFGAGKTVMQHSLSKHADADIIVMVACGERANEVVEVFTEFPELEDPRTGRKLMERTVIIANTSNMPVAAREASVYTGMTIAEYFRSMGLKVLLLADSTSRWAQALREMSNRLEELPGQDAFPMDLSAIIAQFYARNGFVELNNGKTGSITFLGAVSPAGGNLKEPVTESTKKAARCFYALEQARADSKRYPAVDPIESYSKYIEYPELIAYLEEHVQKGWAQGVQTLKDVLLRGKEAKDQINILGDDGVPLEYHTTYNKAEVVDFGILQQNSFDDTDGTTPMVRQKHLANTILEICQSSYNFEDFDDVGKFFKRVRALINDMKYTKFESQEFFTAEKDLKDFVATKKIVADEKVSA
- a CDS encoding DUF2764 domain-containing protein, giving the protein MGRKYYYLVSGLPNLVDSVKNFDYLKIREQIVELLAKDDAELLKLLLLQFDNENVINFLDKKSDFDTRAWMSKTEMEEALSDPILLPKYMQTFLQDRKDGKDSVAGLGSFEQLSYLYYTEIAEKNKWFADWANFCVDVQNVVAALNARELGLPVEKSVIPFNDNAEKIAKSRAADFGLSGVLPWLEQITGNVHPIATELAIDDIYHNKIDELSMNKEFEIESVLGFMVRAYIVDRWMRLDTKDGMARAQKLLEDLKASLPK
- a CDS encoding response regulator yields the protein MENIREKIIVVDDMSYFLSGIKYELEKYYEVFPATSVEKMFQILKNITPDMILLDVNMPGVSGYEAIKILKADADYADIPVIFLTSQNDKASENKGLSLGAAAYVSKPFTPSLLLKTIKDQLEAPRPSKDDFVFDFGEAEAQEEIFHIKRLQKKILCVDDMVFTLMSVKKILGERYDVFTAQSVSKMFQILENVRPDVVLLDINMPGMNGYDIFEKLKADANYSKIPIVFITALTDRESVMKGVAMGAAGYISKPIDYSLLIERIEQVMSKSTGGS
- a CDS encoding response regulator, with product MNYCLTRIKQDLEGYFEIYPAQCVKTMFKLLKHITPSLIILDVNMPEFDGYEAIQILKSSADYSHIPVIFLTSEKEAESEIKGLNLGAVDYILKPFNPPELIQAIRKQLPFAGYVEPVSVKKQRVKIIVLDDMTYTLVSIKSALGEQYDIFPVATVDKLFKVLGNVKPDLILLDINMPEMNGYEICQKLKSEKNYADIPIVFLTSQNDKESVLKGISMGAAAYVAKPISYPVLVSHIERIIGKRGR